Proteins encoded within one genomic window of Xylophilus sp. GOD-11R:
- a CDS encoding pyridoxal phosphate-dependent aminotransferase, whose product MRLSGRAQRITPFYVMEVAKAAAARTRELADTDRPMIFLNVGEPDFTAPPLVQEAAARAVHGGTTQYTPSLGIMPLRERLSHWYAERFGVDVPARRIVVTAGASAALQLACLTLIDAGDEILMPDPSYPCNRQFVSAAEGRAVLLPTTAADRYQLSADQVAAAWGPNTRGVLLASPSNPTGTSIAPDELRRIHAVVRERGGVLLLDEIYLGLSYDDTFGQSVLALDGAESDVISINSFSKYFHMTGWRLGWMVVPDALVPVIDKLAAHLFICPSTVAQHAALACFEPDSIAEYEHRRNAFKARRDFFVPALAAAGLPVPVVPDGAFYAWADCSEACRRLGVADSWELSFALMEQAHLAVTPGRDFGNADTAMRIRFSTANSMAQLQEAAGRLQALLG is encoded by the coding sequence CTGCGGCTGTCCGGCCGCGCGCAGCGCATCACGCCGTTCTACGTGATGGAGGTCGCCAAGGCGGCGGCCGCCCGTACGCGGGAACTCGCCGACACCGATCGGCCGATGATCTTCCTGAACGTCGGCGAGCCGGACTTCACCGCGCCGCCCCTGGTGCAGGAGGCCGCCGCCCGCGCGGTGCATGGCGGCACCACGCAATACACGCCGTCGCTCGGCATCATGCCGCTGCGCGAACGCCTCTCGCACTGGTATGCCGAGCGCTTCGGCGTCGACGTGCCGGCGCGGCGCATCGTCGTCACCGCCGGCGCCTCGGCCGCGCTGCAGCTGGCCTGCCTGACCTTGATCGACGCCGGCGACGAGATCCTGATGCCGGACCCGAGCTACCCGTGCAACCGGCAGTTCGTGAGCGCCGCCGAAGGTCGCGCCGTACTGCTGCCGACTACCGCCGCCGACCGCTACCAGCTGAGCGCCGACCAGGTCGCCGCCGCGTGGGGGCCCAACACACGCGGTGTGCTGCTGGCATCGCCCTCCAACCCCACCGGCACCTCCATCGCGCCCGACGAGCTTCGCCGCATTCACGCGGTGGTGCGCGAGCGCGGCGGAGTGCTGCTGCTCGACGAGATCTACCTCGGCCTGAGCTACGACGACACCTTCGGCCAGAGCGTGCTCGCGCTCGATGGTGCCGAGTCGGACGTGATCAGCATCAACAGCTTCAGCAAGTACTTCCACATGACCGGCTGGCGCCTGGGCTGGATGGTGGTGCCCGATGCCCTGGTGCCGGTCATCGACAAGCTGGCCGCGCACCTCTTTATCTGCCCGAGCACCGTGGCCCAGCACGCGGCGCTGGCCTGCTTCGAGCCCGACAGCATCGCCGAGTACGAACACCGCCGCAACGCCTTCAAGGCCCGGCGCGACTTCTTCGTGCCCGCGCTCGCCGCCGCCGGCTTGCCGGTGCCGGTCGTGCCCGACGGCGCCTTCTACGCCTGGGCCGACTGCAGCGAAGCCTGCCGTCGCCTGGGCGTGGCCGACAGCTGGGAGCTGTCGTTCGCGCTGATGGAACAGGCGCACCTGGCGGTCACGCCCGGCCGCGACTTCGGCAACGCTGACACCGCCATGCGCATCCGGTTTTCCACCGCCAACTCCATGGCACAGCTGCAGGAAGCCGCCGGCCGACTGCAGGCCTTGCTGGGTTGA
- the nusB gene encoding transcription antitermination factor NusB, with product MTEAQNLPDDANATGTPSPTGASGAPKALAGRTATGARKASAKSARTRSREFALQALYQHIVGRNEPSAIDRFTRDLSGFHKADSLHYDALLHGCIAEAETQDALILPLLDRKMAEISPIEHAVMWIGVYELRNCLDVPWRVVLNECIELAKEFGGTDGHKYVNAVLNGLAPQLRPDEVTADRQRQPRAES from the coding sequence ATGACCGAAGCCCAGAACCTCCCCGACGACGCCAACGCCACCGGCACCCCGAGCCCCACGGGCGCCAGCGGCGCCCCCAAAGCCCTGGCAGGCCGCACCGCCACCGGCGCGCGCAAGGCCTCGGCCAAGTCGGCCCGCACCCGCTCGCGCGAATTTGCGCTGCAGGCGCTCTACCAACACATCGTCGGCCGCAACGAGCCCTCGGCGATCGACCGCTTCACCCGTGACCTCTCCGGCTTCCACAAGGCTGACTCGCTGCATTACGACGCGCTGCTGCACGGCTGCATCGCCGAGGCCGAAACCCAGGACGCCCTGATCCTGCCGCTGCTCGACCGCAAGATGGCCGAGATCTCGCCGATCGAGCACGCCGTGATGTGGATCGGCGTCTATGAACTGCGCAACTGCCTCGACGTGCCCTGGCGCGTGGTGCTCAACGAATGCATCGAGCTGGCCAAGGAGTTCGGCGGCACCGACGGGCACAAGTACGTCAACGCGGTGCTCAACGGCCTGGCGCCGCAGCTGCGCCCGGACGAAGTCACGGCCGACCGCCAGCGCCAGCCGCGCGCCGAGTCTTGA
- the tolQ gene encoding protein TolQ: protein MNQDMSILHLVLNASFVVQLVMLLLLGISIASWAAIFRKIFALRRVKSLNEEFERDFWSGTSLNDLFAAAAANAKNAGPMERIFASGMREYQKLRERRVADPATLLDGARRAMRASFQREMDSIESSLSFMATVGSVSPYVGLFGTVWGIMHAFTGLSALQQVTLATVAPGIAEALVATAIGLFSAIPAVVAYNRFARDIDRVAIQQETFIEEFSNILQRNLGAPAQTASGH from the coding sequence ATGAACCAAGACATGTCCATCCTCCACCTGGTGCTCAACGCGAGCTTCGTGGTGCAACTGGTCATGCTGCTGCTGCTGGGAATTTCCATCGCCAGCTGGGCAGCCATCTTCCGCAAGATCTTCGCGCTGCGCCGCGTGAAGTCGCTCAACGAGGAGTTCGAGCGCGACTTCTGGTCGGGCACCAGCCTCAACGACCTCTTCGCCGCGGCCGCCGCCAACGCCAAGAACGCCGGCCCCATGGAACGCATCTTCGCCAGCGGCATGCGCGAATACCAGAAGCTGCGCGAACGCCGCGTCGCAGACCCCGCCACCCTGCTCGACGGCGCGCGCCGCGCCATGCGGGCGAGCTTCCAGCGCGAGATGGACTCCATCGAGTCCAGTCTCTCCTTCATGGCCACCGTCGGCTCCGTTTCGCCCTACGTCGGCCTGTTCGGCACCGTCTGGGGAATCATGCATGCCTTCACCGGGCTGTCGGCGCTGCAGCAGGTGACGCTGGCCACCGTGGCGCCCGGCATTGCCGAAGCGCTGGTGGCCACCGCCATCGGCCTGTTCTCCGCGATTCCCGCCGTGGTCGCCTACAACCGCTTCGCCCGCGACATCGACCGGGTGGCGATTCAGCAGGAGACCTTCATCGAGGAGTTCTCCAACATCCTGCAGCGCAACCTCGGCGCTCCTGCTCAAACCGCATCGGGACACTGA
- a CDS encoding spore coat U domain-containing protein, with protein sequence MNRSSIARGARRRASLWCRALLAASIVGNAQSACTVSTAGLAFGSYDPFAAAALDSTGDISIECAAVTAFTVRLASGSGGAHQRRLGGPGQQALAYNLYVDAARTTAWGDGSAGTATAGGSGTAVHLPVYARVPAGQNVEAGSYMDSVTILVEY encoded by the coding sequence ATGAATCGTTCCTCTATCGCCCGGGGCGCGCGTCGCCGGGCAAGCCTGTGGTGCCGCGCGCTGCTGGCCGCCTCGATCGTGGGCAACGCCCAGTCGGCCTGCACCGTCTCCACGGCCGGTCTGGCGTTCGGCAGCTACGACCCCTTCGCCGCGGCGGCGCTGGACAGCACGGGAGACATCTCGATCGAATGCGCGGCCGTCACCGCGTTCACCGTGCGGCTTGCGTCGGGCAGCGGAGGCGCCCACCAGCGGCGACTCGGCGGCCCCGGCCAGCAGGCACTGGCCTACAACCTGTACGTGGATGCCGCCCGCACCACGGCTTGGGGCGACGGCAGCGCCGGGACCGCGACGGCCGGCGGTTCCGGCACCGCGGTGCACCTCCCCGTGTATGCCCGCGTACCGGCCGGACAGAACGTCGAGGCCGGCAGTTACATGGATAGCGTCACCATCCTGGTCGAGTACTGA
- a CDS encoding biopolymer transporter ExbD, whose protein sequence is MPAMASRGRGRRTINEINMVPFIDVMLVLLIIFMVTAPLITPSNIDLPSIGKANKQPDQVIQVIVGKDETLQVKTPDRTAPSTLNDVGNAVKVIQQSAPALPQADGTPGNGNSAVVISADRTVKYETVVKVMDKLQRAGVQRVGLSVQLAP, encoded by the coding sequence ATGCCCGCCATGGCTTCTCGCGGCCGAGGCCGCCGCACCATCAACGAGATCAACATGGTGCCCTTCATCGACGTGATGCTGGTGCTGCTGATCATCTTCATGGTCACCGCGCCGCTGATCACGCCGAGCAACATCGACCTGCCCTCGATCGGCAAGGCGAACAAGCAGCCCGACCAGGTGATACAGGTCATCGTCGGCAAGGACGAAACGCTGCAGGTGAAGACGCCCGACCGTACCGCGCCCTCCACGCTCAACGACGTGGGCAACGCGGTGAAGGTGATCCAGCAGTCCGCCCCCGCCCTGCCTCAGGCCGACGGAACGCCCGGCAACGGCAACAGCGCGGTCGTCATCAGCGCGGACCGCACGGTGAAGTACGAAACCGTGGTCAAGGTGATGGACAAGCTCCAGCGCGCCGGCGTGCAGCGGGTGGGCCTGTCGGTCCAGCTGGCGCCTTGA
- the ribH gene encoding 6,7-dimethyl-8-ribityllumazine synthase: MQDANKGQAQRLDGRKLSIGIVQARFNEDVTSALAAACRAELAQLGVSDDRIGHVTVPGALEIPIALQYLAQRGRYDALIALGCIIRGETYHFELVANESGAAVTRISLDTRLPVANAILTTENLDQARARQVEKGRDAARVAVEMANLLSDIV, encoded by the coding sequence GTGCAAGACGCCAACAAAGGCCAGGCCCAGCGCCTCGACGGCCGCAAACTCTCGATCGGCATCGTGCAGGCGCGCTTCAACGAAGACGTCACCAGCGCGCTGGCCGCCGCCTGCCGGGCCGAACTCGCCCAACTCGGCGTGTCCGACGACCGCATCGGGCATGTCACCGTGCCGGGCGCTCTCGAGATTCCGATCGCCCTGCAATACCTGGCGCAGCGCGGCCGTTACGACGCGCTGATCGCACTGGGCTGCATCATCCGCGGCGAGACCTATCATTTCGAGCTCGTCGCCAACGAATCCGGCGCGGCCGTCACCCGCATTTCGCTCGACACGCGCCTGCCCGTCGCCAACGCCATCCTTACCACCGAAAACCTCGATCAGGCGCGTGCGCGCCAGGTCGAGAAAGGCCGTGACGCGGCCCGGGTCGCCGTCGAAATGGCGAACCTGCTCTCAGACATCGTATGA
- the tolA gene encoding cell envelope integrity protein TolA, translating into MPAIADRSEFAPPQEGRRGGAFGLAVLAHLALLAALTWGVRWKQESDAPAVEAEIWSATPRQAAPRAVEPPPPPPIPAPPPPPAPEPAPAPAPPPPPPPPAPAPEPDTRDADIAMQRQKQQEAAKEKQRQQQLEQQRQQKLKAQQEEREEAARQKQEQAERDRREKAADAKRQAEKAEKQAALDKQAALEKQKQIDKQKALDKQKQAAEDKRREEQQQAKQQAAQLDKLRKEQLQRMAGLAGATGGATATGSDLRSSGPSGSYGGKVAAKVRPNITFTDDAPGNPRAEVEVRAAPDGTIVGKRLVKSSGNPAWDDAVLKAIDKTESLPKDIDGRVPPSLIIGFRPRD; encoded by the coding sequence ATGCCCGCCATCGCCGACAGATCCGAATTCGCGCCTCCGCAAGAAGGCCGCCGCGGCGGCGCCTTCGGGCTGGCCGTGCTCGCCCACCTGGCCCTGCTCGCCGCGCTGACCTGGGGCGTGCGCTGGAAGCAGGAGTCCGATGCGCCCGCGGTCGAGGCCGAAATCTGGTCGGCCACGCCGCGCCAGGCTGCGCCCCGCGCCGTCGAGCCTCCGCCGCCACCGCCCATACCGGCGCCCCCGCCGCCACCCGCGCCCGAGCCGGCGCCGGCACCGGCACCGCCCCCCCCTCCTCCGCCTCCCGCGCCGGCCCCCGAGCCCGATACGCGTGATGCCGACATCGCCATGCAGCGCCAGAAGCAGCAGGAAGCCGCCAAAGAAAAACAGCGCCAGCAGCAGCTCGAACAGCAACGCCAGCAAAAGCTCAAGGCCCAGCAGGAAGAGCGCGAAGAAGCCGCCCGCCAGAAGCAGGAGCAGGCCGAACGCGATCGCCGCGAAAAAGCCGCTGATGCCAAGCGTCAGGCCGAGAAGGCCGAGAAGCAGGCCGCACTCGACAAGCAGGCCGCCCTGGAAAAGCAGAAGCAGATCGACAAGCAGAAGGCGCTCGACAAACAGAAGCAGGCAGCCGAGGACAAGCGCCGCGAAGAACAGCAGCAAGCCAAGCAGCAGGCAGCCCAGCTCGACAAGCTGCGCAAGGAACAGCTGCAGCGCATGGCGGGCCTGGCCGGGGCCACCGGCGGCGCGACGGCCACTGGCTCCGACCTGCGCTCATCGGGCCCTTCGGGCAGCTACGGCGGCAAGGTCGCAGCCAAGGTGCGACCCAACATCACCTTCACTGACGACGCACCGGGCAATCCACGCGCCGAGGTCGAGGTGCGCGCCGCGCCGGACGGCACCATCGTCGGCAAGCGGCTGGTCAAGTCGAGCGGCAACCCGGCGTGGGACGACGCGGTGCTGAAGGCGATCGACAAGACCGAAAGCCTGCCCAAGGACATCGACGGTCGCGTGCCCCCCTCGCTCATCATCGGTTTCCGACCGCGCGACTGA
- the ybgC gene encoding tol-pal system-associated acyl-CoA thioesterase: MSFSTAIRVYWEDTDAGGIVFYANYLKFFERARTEWLRSLGVQQSALRESTGGMFVVSDTAVRYHRPARLDDLLTVNASLQEAGRACLTIAQQAWLRPAQAGGEPVLLSEGTIRIGWVEASTLRPARIPADILEALKKTP; this comes from the coding sequence ATGAGCTTTTCGACCGCGATCCGGGTGTACTGGGAAGACACCGATGCCGGCGGCATCGTCTTCTACGCCAACTACCTCAAGTTCTTCGAGCGGGCGCGCACCGAATGGCTGCGCTCGCTCGGCGTGCAGCAGAGCGCGCTGCGCGAATCGACCGGCGGCATGTTCGTGGTGAGCGACACCGCGGTGCGTTATCACCGGCCGGCGCGGCTCGACGATTTACTGACGGTTAACGCGTCCTTGCAGGAAGCCGGGCGCGCCTGCCTGACAATCGCACAACAGGCCTGGCTGCGACCGGCCCAGGCCGGTGGCGAGCCCGTGCTGCTCAGCGAGGGAACCATCCGCATCGGCTGGGTCGAAGCCTCTACACTGCGGCCGGCCCGCATTCCCGCCGACATTCTCGAAGCCCTGAAAAAGACACCATGA
- a CDS encoding type IV pilin protein has protein sequence MTRNVCRSRRRSTGFSLIELMIAVTVVAILAAIAWPSYTTYLARVRRGAARASLVQTAQWLERAATTVGRYPAAAFIPPSLLRVEGGHYQVSVRTTDTEFTLEAAPTGAQTADRCGTLTLSQSGERSISHAEPDATADICWNR, from the coding sequence ATGACCCGGAATGTCTGCCGGAGTCGGCGCCGCTCCACTGGATTCAGCCTCATCGAGCTGATGATCGCCGTGACGGTCGTCGCGATCCTGGCCGCCATCGCCTGGCCCAGCTATACCACCTACCTCGCCCGCGTGCGGCGTGGCGCAGCGCGGGCATCACTGGTGCAGACGGCGCAATGGCTGGAACGTGCAGCAACCACTGTCGGCCGCTACCCCGCTGCCGCTTTCATTCCGCCCAGCCTGCTGCGCGTGGAGGGCGGCCATTACCAGGTGAGCGTCCGGACGACAGACACCGAATTCACGCTCGAGGCCGCGCCGACAGGCGCGCAGACGGCGGATCGCTGCGGTACCCTCACTCTTTCCCAATCCGGCGAACGCTCCATTTCCCATGCCGAACCCGACGCCACCGCCGACATCTGCTGGAACCGATGA
- the ribBA gene encoding bifunctional 3,4-dihydroxy-2-butanone-4-phosphate synthase/GTP cyclohydrolase II produces the protein MNTATASATATVGISSVEEITAEIAAGRMVILVDEEDRENEGDIVIAADHISAESINFMARHARGLICLTLSRELCERLELPPMVSRNGTKHSTAFTVSIEAAEGVTTGISAADRARTVQAAVARGAKASDLVQPGHIFPLQAVDGGVLVRAGHTEAGCDLATMAGCSPASVICEVMNEDGTMARLPNLQRFAAEHGLKIGTIADLIEYRSRHESLVRRIGSRPLRTAAGQFTAHAFADSTSGGVHLALVCGQWDENEAVAARVHEPMSMLDALEVDRSMHSWSLDASLRHIAGAGRGVVVLLNCGESAADLVAQFDGTARAAQAPERGRMDLRTYGIGMQILRECGVRRMQLMGQPRRMPSMAGYGIELAGYLQADSVTG, from the coding sequence ATGAACACCGCCACCGCTTCCGCCACCGCCACCGTGGGCATCTCCTCGGTCGAAGAAATCACGGCCGAGATCGCGGCCGGCCGCATGGTCATCCTGGTCGACGAGGAAGACCGCGAGAACGAGGGCGACATCGTCATCGCGGCCGACCACATCAGCGCCGAATCCATCAACTTCATGGCGCGACACGCCCGCGGGCTGATCTGCCTGACGCTCTCGCGCGAGCTCTGCGAGCGCCTGGAGCTGCCGCCCATGGTCAGCCGCAACGGCACCAAGCATTCCACCGCCTTCACCGTCTCGATCGAGGCGGCTGAAGGCGTGACCACCGGCATTTCCGCGGCCGACCGCGCCCGCACCGTGCAGGCCGCGGTAGCGCGCGGCGCCAAGGCGTCCGACCTGGTGCAGCCCGGCCACATCTTTCCGCTGCAGGCGGTCGACGGCGGCGTGCTGGTGCGCGCCGGCCACACCGAAGCCGGCTGCGACCTCGCCACCATGGCCGGCTGCAGCCCTGCCTCGGTGATCTGCGAGGTGATGAACGAGGACGGCACCATGGCGCGCCTGCCCAACCTGCAGCGTTTCGCCGCCGAGCACGGGTTGAAGATCGGCACCATCGCCGACCTGATCGAATACCGCAGCCGCCACGAATCGCTGGTCAGGCGCATCGGCAGCCGGCCGCTGCGCACCGCGGCCGGCCAGTTCACCGCCCATGCCTTCGCCGACAGCACCAGCGGCGGCGTGCACCTGGCTCTGGTCTGCGGCCAGTGGGACGAGAACGAAGCCGTCGCCGCCCGGGTGCACGAGCCGATGTCCATGCTCGACGCGCTGGAAGTCGACCGATCGATGCATTCGTGGAGCCTCGACGCCAGCCTGCGCCACATCGCCGGCGCGGGCCGGGGTGTCGTGGTACTGCTCAACTGCGGTGAATCCGCCGCCGACCTGGTGGCGCAGTTCGACGGCACCGCCCGCGCCGCCCAGGCGCCGGAACGTGGCCGCATGGACCTGCGCACCTACGGCATCGGCATGCAGATCCTGCGCGAATGCGGCGTGCGCCGCATGCAGCTCATGGGCCAGCCGCGCCGCATGCCCAGCATGGCCGGCTACGGCATCGAACTCGCCGGCTACCTGCAGGCCGATTCGGTCACGGGCTGA
- a CDS encoding riboflavin synthase: MFTGIITGLGRILEVRDLGPTAAYGKRLTLQAPPGYLDDVMSGDSIALDGACMTVTEFDVPSATFHIDVSAESLDKTSGLDRLHSVNLEKALRAGDRLGGHIVSGHVDGLGIVERLEPVGESHDFRVLAPVELGRYLAYKGSITVNGVSLTVNRVEDRPDGTLAFINLIPHTLEHTSLGRLSAGDKVNLEIDTVARYVARMVEGITLPAARTAA, from the coding sequence ATGTTCACCGGAATCATCACCGGCCTGGGCCGCATCCTCGAGGTGCGGGACCTGGGCCCCACCGCCGCCTACGGCAAGCGACTGACGCTGCAGGCTCCCCCTGGCTATCTCGACGACGTCATGTCCGGCGACAGCATCGCGCTCGACGGCGCCTGCATGACGGTGACCGAATTCGACGTGCCCAGCGCCACCTTCCACATCGATGTTTCCGCCGAATCCCTGGACAAGACCAGCGGGCTCGACCGCCTGCACAGCGTCAACCTGGAAAAGGCCCTGCGTGCCGGCGACCGCCTCGGCGGCCACATCGTCTCCGGCCATGTCGACGGGCTGGGCATCGTGGAGCGGCTGGAACCTGTCGGCGAAAGCCATGATTTCCGGGTGCTGGCCCCGGTGGAGCTCGGCCGCTACCTGGCCTACAAGGGTTCGATCACCGTCAACGGCGTGAGCCTCACTGTCAACCGCGTCGAAGACCGCCCCGACGGCACGCTCGCCTTCATCAACCTGATTCCCCACACGCTCGAACACACCTCGCTCGGCCGGCTGTCGGCCGGCGACAAGGTCAATCTCGAGATCGATACCGTCGCGCGCTACGTGGCGCGCATGGTCGAGGGCATCACCCTGCCCGCCGCCCGGACTGCCGCATGA
- a CDS encoding RibD family protein, giving the protein MPNPTPPPTSAGTDEPGQPRDLPWVRMKVAASLDGRTALPNGDSRWITSPQARADGHAWRSRADAVLTGIGTVLADDPRLDVRLAPVQRQPDLVVLDSRLRTPLDAQIFGPDRQLHIYCAGGVDPVQVAALTARGARVCALPGSRGQVDLRAMLFDLAQQGIKVLHVEAGSELNGALLQAGVVDELLLYLAPCLLGEGLPLARFGPLAALSQAYTLTFDTIHHLGSDLRIVARLQPREIEPAASRIEDAPPA; this is encoded by the coding sequence ATGCCGAACCCGACGCCACCGCCGACATCTGCTGGAACCGATGAGCCCGGGCAGCCGCGCGATCTGCCGTGGGTGCGCATGAAGGTGGCCGCATCGCTCGACGGCCGCACTGCGCTGCCCAACGGCGACAGCCGCTGGATCACATCGCCTCAGGCCCGGGCCGACGGCCACGCCTGGCGCAGCCGGGCCGATGCCGTGCTCACCGGCATCGGCACCGTGCTGGCAGACGACCCCCGCCTCGACGTACGCCTGGCGCCCGTGCAGCGGCAGCCCGACCTGGTGGTGCTCGACAGCCGCCTGCGCACGCCGCTCGATGCGCAGATCTTCGGCCCGGACCGCCAACTGCACATCTATTGCGCAGGCGGCGTCGATCCGGTTCAGGTGGCGGCGCTCACCGCACGGGGCGCGCGGGTTTGCGCCTTGCCCGGCTCGCGCGGACAGGTCGACCTGCGCGCCATGCTGTTCGACCTGGCGCAGCAGGGCATCAAGGTGCTGCACGTCGAAGCCGGATCCGAACTCAACGGCGCCTTGCTGCAGGCCGGCGTCGTCGACGAACTCCTGCTCTACCTCGCGCCCTGCCTGCTCGGCGAAGGTCTGCCGCTGGCCCGCTTCGGGCCGCTGGCCGCCCTCTCACAGGCCTACACGTTGACCTTCGACACCATCCACCACCTGGGCTCGGACCTGCGCATCGTGGCGCGTCTGCAGCCCCGCGAAATCGAGCCCGCCGCCTCCCGCATCGAAGACGCGCCGCCGGCTTAG